In one Drosophila albomicans strain 15112-1751.03 chromosome X, ASM965048v2, whole genome shotgun sequence genomic region, the following are encoded:
- the LOC117570830 gene encoding hybrid signal transduction histidine kinase A isoform X5: MDDKMQRYNNNGNNNNSGGKRCTQKYANGNIAAGTTAGNATAATAATAAAAATIANSYQQTNSNNNNNSGSKSNNATRKARYNNHNNNNKRHEAGNAAYNLQQKRSNVVAAGADAQSWHRFVTSSCIEEKFLGQHNPGHRNSTSSEATSEDINSSDEHSGKSKSNRSGSGGANGGSGSGNNAAAGGGNNSGGKSRSKRQQKAQSAFKQSLNRTPAMVPGQVQGQQSQVQQQPLEQQATAKASGGKCSSSSSKQGKWRNSASCNSGGNQKRGSSSSSGSNNKSKQTKCQSGGGNGKPAGNNHHSGSNHNSNNHHHSSNSNVNSLTKSSGNYSSSSGGSNSSSALSSPGSSPNSSSSSGNSSSHSLNSTAATSSWSRNQHKIYRQNANFLVPPLRQYEHIELDDAALQQQLQRYLIEPHLLRVYGFPVESVVHEGAIEIFKCLPHMSFAAAHCMAVTETVMTVINCHDGLNTNNFEEEPTSSSSLSSGSGNEASTSTDSGNISPRSLDSESAGEWSGSECESSNELYCNYDAAPEEERSLAKQCVRCKQDFLVDELSGQYLTRDECSYHWGKYHRCYDGSAWVSRWTCCSSSDESDIGCTRHELHVWTGSVVGVNGPYRDFVHTRPRANANGNANGQTQTRAVYALDCEMSYTGRGLDVTKVSLVALNGQLVYEHYVRPDADIVDYNTRYSGVTAKDLKSCGVKTLAEVQRDLLELIDADTILIGHGLDNDLRALRLVHNTLIDTSIAFPHSSGFPYRRALRHLTKTHLNREIQSGDGATGHSSFEDSRACMELMLWRVRCELDSDGSWED, encoded by the exons ATGACAAAATGCAGcgctacaacaacaatggcaacaacaacaacagcggtgGCAAGCGTTGCACACAGAAATATGCCAATGGCAACATAGCAGCTGGCACAACAGCTGGCaatgccacagcagcaacagctgcaacagcagcagcagcagcaacaattgccaaCAGTTATCAACAgactaacagcaacaacaacaacaacagtggcagcaagagcaacaatgCAACACGCAAGGCTCgctacaacaaccacaacaacaacaacaagcggcATGAAGCTGGAAATGCCGCCTACAACTTGCAACAGAAGCGATCGAATGTTGTCGCTGCCGGCGCCGATGCACAGTCCTGGCATCGCTTCGTAACTTCTTCATGCATCGAAG AGAAATTTCTGGGGCAGCACAATCCGGGGCATCGGAATAGCACCAGCAGCGAGGCGACCAGCGAGGACATCAACTCGAGTGACGAGCACTCGGGCAAGTCGAAGTCGAATCGCTCAGGCTCAGGCGGTGCTAACGgaggaagtggaagtggcaacaatgcagctgctggcggtggcaacaacagcggtGGCAAGTCGCGCTCGAAGCGACAGCAGAAGGCGCAGTCAGCGTTCAAGCAGTCGCTGAACAGGACACCAGCCATGGTGCCGGGGCAAGTACAGGGGCAGCAGTCAcaggtgcagcagcagccactggAGCAGCAGGCGACAGCCAAGGCGAGTGGCggcaagtgcagcagcagcagcagcaagcagggCAAGTGGCGCAACAGCGCCAGCTGCAACAGCGGCGGCAATCAAAagcgtggcagcagcagcagcagtggaagcaacaacaagtcgaAGCAAACGAAATGCCAaagcggcggcggcaacggCAAACCAGCTGGCAACAACCAccacagcggcagcaaccacaacagcaacaaccaccaccacagcagcaacagcaatgtgaACAGCTTGACCAAATCGAGTggcaactacagcagcagcagcggtggcagcaacTCCTCATCGGCGCTTAGCTCGCCGGGCAGTTcacccaacagcagcagcagcagcggcaacagcagcagccacagcttgaacagcacagcagcaaccagcagctgGTCGCGCAACCAACACAAGATTTACAGACAGAATGCGAACTTCTTGGTGCCACCATTGAGACAATACGAACACATCGAACTCGATGATGCGgcgctgcaacagcaactgcaacgctATCTCATTGAACCGCATCTGTTGCGCGTTTACGGCTTTCCCGTCGAGAGCGTTGTCCACGAGGGCGCCATCGAGATCTTCAAGTGTTTGCCGCACATGAGTTTCGCTGCAGCGCATTGCATGGCCGTCACCGAAACGGTGATGACCGTGATCAATTGCCACGACGGTCTCAACACCAACAACTTTGAGGAGGAGccaacgagcagcagcagcctcagcagcggcagcggcaacgagGCGAGCACATCCACCGATTCGGGCAACATTTCGCCGCGTTCCCTTGACTCGGAATCGGCCGGGGAATGGAGCGGCAGTGAATGCGAATCATCGAACGAACTCTATTGCAACTACGATGCAGCACCCGAAGAGGAACGCAGTTTGGCCAAGCAATGTGTGCGCTGCAAACAGGATTTCCTCGTCGATGAGCTGAGCGGACAGTATTTGACCCGTGACGAGTGCAGCTATCATTGGGGCAAGTATCATCGGTGCTACGATGGCAGCGCCTGGGTCAGTCGCTGGACCTGTTGCAGTTCGAGTGATGAGAGCGACATCGGTTGCACTCGGCATGAGTTGCACGTGTGGACCGGATCGGTGGTCGGTGTGAATGGTCCGTATCGGGACTTTGTCCACACACGACCTCGGGCCAACGCTAACGGCAACGCCAACGGACAGACGCAAACGCGAGCTGTCTATgcgctcgactgtgagatgaGCTACACGGGTCGCGGTCTCGATGTGACCAAGGTGTCGCTGGTTGCTCTCAATGGGCAGCTGGTGTACGAGCATTATGTGCGACCCGATGCGGACATTGTCGATTACAACACACGCTATTCGGGTGTGACGGCCAAGGATCTCAAGTCGTGCGGCGTCAAGACGCTCGCCGAAGTGCAACGCGATCTGCTCGAGCTGATCGATGCGGACACCATACTGATTGGCCATGGGCTCGACAATGATTTGCGCGCCCTGCGTCTGGTGCACAACACACTGATCGACACATCGATCGCTTTCCCCCATTCCAGCGGCTTTCCGTATCGTCGTGCGCTCCGCCATCTGACCAAAACGCATTTGAATCGCGAGATTCAGAGCGGCGACGGCGCCACCGGGCACAGCAGCTTCGAGGATTCGCGCGCCTGCATGGAGCTGATGCTGTGGCGTGTACGCTGCGAACTCGACTCCGATGGCAGCTGGGAGGATTAG
- the LOC117570830 gene encoding putative uncharacterized protein DDB_G0286901 isoform X2, with product MEQITQYFEHMDYVSFGVIALPCVIIAVYGFLQVASGLAKGKNDKMQRYNNNGNNNNSGGKRCTQKYANGNIAAGTTAGNATAATAATAAAAATIANSYQQTNSNNNNNSGSKSNNATRKARYNNHNNNNKRHEAGNAAYNLQQKRSNVVAAGADAQSWHRFVTSSCIEEKFLGQHNPGHRNSTSSEATSEDINSSDEHSGKSKSNRSGSGGANGGSGSGNNAAAGGGNNSGGKSRSKRQQKAQSAFKQSLNRTPAMVPGQVQGQQSQVQQQPLEQQATAKASGGKCSSSSSKQGKWRNSASCNSGGNQKRGSSSSSGSNNKSKQTKCQSGGGNGKPAGNNHHSGSNHNSNNHHHSSNSNVNSLTKSSGNYSSSSGGSNSSSALSSPGSSPNSSSSSGNSSSHSLNSTAATSSWSRNQHKIYRQNANFLVPPLRQYEHIELDDAALQQQLQRYLIEPHLLRVYGFPVESVVHEGAIEIFKCLPHMSFAAAHCMAVTETVMTVINCHDGLNTNNFEEEPTSSSSLSSGSGNEASTSTDSGNISPRSLDSESAGEWSGSECESSNELYCNYDAAPEEERSLAKQCVRCKQDFLVDELSGQYLTRDECSYHWGKYHRCYDGSAWVSRWTCCSSSDESDIGCTRHELHVWTGSVVGVNGPYRDFVHTRPRANANGNANGQTQTRAVYALDCEMSYTGRGLDVTKVSLVALNGQLVYEHYVRPDADIVDYNTRYSGVTAKDLKSCGVKTLAEVQRDLLELIDADTILIGHGLDNDLRALRLVHNTLIDTSIAFPHSSGFPYRRALRHLTKTHLNREIQSGDGATGHSSFEDSRACMELMLWRVRCELDSDGSWED from the exons ATGACAAAATGCAGcgctacaacaacaatggcaacaacaacaacagcggtgGCAAGCGTTGCACACAGAAATATGCCAATGGCAACATAGCAGCTGGCACAACAGCTGGCaatgccacagcagcaacagctgcaacagcagcagcagcagcaacaattgccaaCAGTTATCAACAgactaacagcaacaacaacaacaacagtggcagcaagagcaacaatgCAACACGCAAGGCTCgctacaacaaccacaacaacaacaacaagcggcATGAAGCTGGAAATGCCGCCTACAACTTGCAACAGAAGCGATCGAATGTTGTCGCTGCCGGCGCCGATGCACAGTCCTGGCATCGCTTCGTAACTTCTTCATGCATCGAAG AGAAATTTCTGGGGCAGCACAATCCGGGGCATCGGAATAGCACCAGCAGCGAGGCGACCAGCGAGGACATCAACTCGAGTGACGAGCACTCGGGCAAGTCGAAGTCGAATCGCTCAGGCTCAGGCGGTGCTAACGgaggaagtggaagtggcaacaatgcagctgctggcggtggcaacaacagcggtGGCAAGTCGCGCTCGAAGCGACAGCAGAAGGCGCAGTCAGCGTTCAAGCAGTCGCTGAACAGGACACCAGCCATGGTGCCGGGGCAAGTACAGGGGCAGCAGTCAcaggtgcagcagcagccactggAGCAGCAGGCGACAGCCAAGGCGAGTGGCggcaagtgcagcagcagcagcagcaagcagggCAAGTGGCGCAACAGCGCCAGCTGCAACAGCGGCGGCAATCAAAagcgtggcagcagcagcagcagtggaagcaacaacaagtcgaAGCAAACGAAATGCCAaagcggcggcggcaacggCAAACCAGCTGGCAACAACCAccacagcggcagcaaccacaacagcaacaaccaccaccacagcagcaacagcaatgtgaACAGCTTGACCAAATCGAGTggcaactacagcagcagcagcggtggcagcaacTCCTCATCGGCGCTTAGCTCGCCGGGCAGTTcacccaacagcagcagcagcagcggcaacagcagcagccacagcttgaacagcacagcagcaaccagcagctgGTCGCGCAACCAACACAAGATTTACAGACAGAATGCGAACTTCTTGGTGCCACCATTGAGACAATACGAACACATCGAACTCGATGATGCGgcgctgcaacagcaactgcaacgctATCTCATTGAACCGCATCTGTTGCGCGTTTACGGCTTTCCCGTCGAGAGCGTTGTCCACGAGGGCGCCATCGAGATCTTCAAGTGTTTGCCGCACATGAGTTTCGCTGCAGCGCATTGCATGGCCGTCACCGAAACGGTGATGACCGTGATCAATTGCCACGACGGTCTCAACACCAACAACTTTGAGGAGGAGccaacgagcagcagcagcctcagcagcggcagcggcaacgagGCGAGCACATCCACCGATTCGGGCAACATTTCGCCGCGTTCCCTTGACTCGGAATCGGCCGGGGAATGGAGCGGCAGTGAATGCGAATCATCGAACGAACTCTATTGCAACTACGATGCAGCACCCGAAGAGGAACGCAGTTTGGCCAAGCAATGTGTGCGCTGCAAACAGGATTTCCTCGTCGATGAGCTGAGCGGACAGTATTTGACCCGTGACGAGTGCAGCTATCATTGGGGCAAGTATCATCGGTGCTACGATGGCAGCGCCTGGGTCAGTCGCTGGACCTGTTGCAGTTCGAGTGATGAGAGCGACATCGGTTGCACTCGGCATGAGTTGCACGTGTGGACCGGATCGGTGGTCGGTGTGAATGGTCCGTATCGGGACTTTGTCCACACACGACCTCGGGCCAACGCTAACGGCAACGCCAACGGACAGACGCAAACGCGAGCTGTCTATgcgctcgactgtgagatgaGCTACACGGGTCGCGGTCTCGATGTGACCAAGGTGTCGCTGGTTGCTCTCAATGGGCAGCTGGTGTACGAGCATTATGTGCGACCCGATGCGGACATTGTCGATTACAACACACGCTATTCGGGTGTGACGGCCAAGGATCTCAAGTCGTGCGGCGTCAAGACGCTCGCCGAAGTGCAACGCGATCTGCTCGAGCTGATCGATGCGGACACCATACTGATTGGCCATGGGCTCGACAATGATTTGCGCGCCCTGCGTCTGGTGCACAACACACTGATCGACACATCGATCGCTTTCCCCCATTCCAGCGGCTTTCCGTATCGTCGTGCGCTCCGCCATCTGACCAAAACGCATTTGAATCGCGAGATTCAGAGCGGCGACGGCGCCACCGGGCACAGCAGCTTCGAGGATTCGCGCGCCTGCATGGAGCTGATGCTGTGGCGTGTACGCTGCGAACTCGACTCCGATGGCAGCTGGGAGGATTAG
- the LOC117570830 gene encoding putative uncharacterized protein DDB_G0286901 isoform X4 produces the protein MHLMYLDDLWQMQLQKIYDKMQRYNNNGNNNNSGGKRCTQKYANGNIAAGTTAGNATAATAATAAAAATIANSYQQTNSNNNNNSGSKSNNATRKARYNNHNNNNKRHEAGNAAYNLQQKRSNVVAAGADAQSWHRFVTSSCIEEKFLGQHNPGHRNSTSSEATSEDINSSDEHSGKSKSNRSGSGGANGGSGSGNNAAAGGGNNSGGKSRSKRQQKAQSAFKQSLNRTPAMVPGQVQGQQSQVQQQPLEQQATAKASGGKCSSSSSKQGKWRNSASCNSGGNQKRGSSSSSGSNNKSKQTKCQSGGGNGKPAGNNHHSGSNHNSNNHHHSSNSNVNSLTKSSGNYSSSSGGSNSSSALSSPGSSPNSSSSSGNSSSHSLNSTAATSSWSRNQHKIYRQNANFLVPPLRQYEHIELDDAALQQQLQRYLIEPHLLRVYGFPVESVVHEGAIEIFKCLPHMSFAAAHCMAVTETVMTVINCHDGLNTNNFEEEPTSSSSLSSGSGNEASTSTDSGNISPRSLDSESAGEWSGSECESSNELYCNYDAAPEEERSLAKQCVRCKQDFLVDELSGQYLTRDECSYHWGKYHRCYDGSAWVSRWTCCSSSDESDIGCTRHELHVWTGSVVGVNGPYRDFVHTRPRANANGNANGQTQTRAVYALDCEMSYTGRGLDVTKVSLVALNGQLVYEHYVRPDADIVDYNTRYSGVTAKDLKSCGVKTLAEVQRDLLELIDADTILIGHGLDNDLRALRLVHNTLIDTSIAFPHSSGFPYRRALRHLTKTHLNREIQSGDGATGHSSFEDSRACMELMLWRVRCELDSDGSWED, from the exons atgCATCTCATGTACCTCGACGATCTGtggcaaatgcaactgcaaaagattt ATGACAAAATGCAGcgctacaacaacaatggcaacaacaacaacagcggtgGCAAGCGTTGCACACAGAAATATGCCAATGGCAACATAGCAGCTGGCACAACAGCTGGCaatgccacagcagcaacagctgcaacagcagcagcagcagcaacaattgccaaCAGTTATCAACAgactaacagcaacaacaacaacaacagtggcagcaagagcaacaatgCAACACGCAAGGCTCgctacaacaaccacaacaacaacaacaagcggcATGAAGCTGGAAATGCCGCCTACAACTTGCAACAGAAGCGATCGAATGTTGTCGCTGCCGGCGCCGATGCACAGTCCTGGCATCGCTTCGTAACTTCTTCATGCATCGAAG AGAAATTTCTGGGGCAGCACAATCCGGGGCATCGGAATAGCACCAGCAGCGAGGCGACCAGCGAGGACATCAACTCGAGTGACGAGCACTCGGGCAAGTCGAAGTCGAATCGCTCAGGCTCAGGCGGTGCTAACGgaggaagtggaagtggcaacaatgcagctgctggcggtggcaacaacagcggtGGCAAGTCGCGCTCGAAGCGACAGCAGAAGGCGCAGTCAGCGTTCAAGCAGTCGCTGAACAGGACACCAGCCATGGTGCCGGGGCAAGTACAGGGGCAGCAGTCAcaggtgcagcagcagccactggAGCAGCAGGCGACAGCCAAGGCGAGTGGCggcaagtgcagcagcagcagcagcaagcagggCAAGTGGCGCAACAGCGCCAGCTGCAACAGCGGCGGCAATCAAAagcgtggcagcagcagcagcagtggaagcaacaacaagtcgaAGCAAACGAAATGCCAaagcggcggcggcaacggCAAACCAGCTGGCAACAACCAccacagcggcagcaaccacaacagcaacaaccaccaccacagcagcaacagcaatgtgaACAGCTTGACCAAATCGAGTggcaactacagcagcagcagcggtggcagcaacTCCTCATCGGCGCTTAGCTCGCCGGGCAGTTcacccaacagcagcagcagcagcggcaacagcagcagccacagcttgaacagcacagcagcaaccagcagctgGTCGCGCAACCAACACAAGATTTACAGACAGAATGCGAACTTCTTGGTGCCACCATTGAGACAATACGAACACATCGAACTCGATGATGCGgcgctgcaacagcaactgcaacgctATCTCATTGAACCGCATCTGTTGCGCGTTTACGGCTTTCCCGTCGAGAGCGTTGTCCACGAGGGCGCCATCGAGATCTTCAAGTGTTTGCCGCACATGAGTTTCGCTGCAGCGCATTGCATGGCCGTCACCGAAACGGTGATGACCGTGATCAATTGCCACGACGGTCTCAACACCAACAACTTTGAGGAGGAGccaacgagcagcagcagcctcagcagcggcagcggcaacgagGCGAGCACATCCACCGATTCGGGCAACATTTCGCCGCGTTCCCTTGACTCGGAATCGGCCGGGGAATGGAGCGGCAGTGAATGCGAATCATCGAACGAACTCTATTGCAACTACGATGCAGCACCCGAAGAGGAACGCAGTTTGGCCAAGCAATGTGTGCGCTGCAAACAGGATTTCCTCGTCGATGAGCTGAGCGGACAGTATTTGACCCGTGACGAGTGCAGCTATCATTGGGGCAAGTATCATCGGTGCTACGATGGCAGCGCCTGGGTCAGTCGCTGGACCTGTTGCAGTTCGAGTGATGAGAGCGACATCGGTTGCACTCGGCATGAGTTGCACGTGTGGACCGGATCGGTGGTCGGTGTGAATGGTCCGTATCGGGACTTTGTCCACACACGACCTCGGGCCAACGCTAACGGCAACGCCAACGGACAGACGCAAACGCGAGCTGTCTATgcgctcgactgtgagatgaGCTACACGGGTCGCGGTCTCGATGTGACCAAGGTGTCGCTGGTTGCTCTCAATGGGCAGCTGGTGTACGAGCATTATGTGCGACCCGATGCGGACATTGTCGATTACAACACACGCTATTCGGGTGTGACGGCCAAGGATCTCAAGTCGTGCGGCGTCAAGACGCTCGCCGAAGTGCAACGCGATCTGCTCGAGCTGATCGATGCGGACACCATACTGATTGGCCATGGGCTCGACAATGATTTGCGCGCCCTGCGTCTGGTGCACAACACACTGATCGACACATCGATCGCTTTCCCCCATTCCAGCGGCTTTCCGTATCGTCGTGCGCTCCGCCATCTGACCAAAACGCATTTGAATCGCGAGATTCAGAGCGGCGACGGCGCCACCGGGCACAGCAGCTTCGAGGATTCGCGCGCCTGCATGGAGCTGATGCTGTGGCGTGTACGCTGCGAACTCGACTCCGATGGCAGCTGGGAGGATTAG
- the LOC117570830 gene encoding putative uncharacterized protein DDB_G0286901 isoform X3 has translation MTKMGISFAIIIWISKLFKTKHNNHIDDKMQRYNNNGNNNNSGGKRCTQKYANGNIAAGTTAGNATAATAATAAAAATIANSYQQTNSNNNNNSGSKSNNATRKARYNNHNNNNKRHEAGNAAYNLQQKRSNVVAAGADAQSWHRFVTSSCIEEKFLGQHNPGHRNSTSSEATSEDINSSDEHSGKSKSNRSGSGGANGGSGSGNNAAAGGGNNSGGKSRSKRQQKAQSAFKQSLNRTPAMVPGQVQGQQSQVQQQPLEQQATAKASGGKCSSSSSKQGKWRNSASCNSGGNQKRGSSSSSGSNNKSKQTKCQSGGGNGKPAGNNHHSGSNHNSNNHHHSSNSNVNSLTKSSGNYSSSSGGSNSSSALSSPGSSPNSSSSSGNSSSHSLNSTAATSSWSRNQHKIYRQNANFLVPPLRQYEHIELDDAALQQQLQRYLIEPHLLRVYGFPVESVVHEGAIEIFKCLPHMSFAAAHCMAVTETVMTVINCHDGLNTNNFEEEPTSSSSLSSGSGNEASTSTDSGNISPRSLDSESAGEWSGSECESSNELYCNYDAAPEEERSLAKQCVRCKQDFLVDELSGQYLTRDECSYHWGKYHRCYDGSAWVSRWTCCSSSDESDIGCTRHELHVWTGSVVGVNGPYRDFVHTRPRANANGNANGQTQTRAVYALDCEMSYTGRGLDVTKVSLVALNGQLVYEHYVRPDADIVDYNTRYSGVTAKDLKSCGVKTLAEVQRDLLELIDADTILIGHGLDNDLRALRLVHNTLIDTSIAFPHSSGFPYRRALRHLTKTHLNREIQSGDGATGHSSFEDSRACMELMLWRVRCELDSDGSWED, from the exons ATGACAAAATGCAGcgctacaacaacaatggcaacaacaacaacagcggtgGCAAGCGTTGCACACAGAAATATGCCAATGGCAACATAGCAGCTGGCACAACAGCTGGCaatgccacagcagcaacagctgcaacagcagcagcagcagcaacaattgccaaCAGTTATCAACAgactaacagcaacaacaacaacaacagtggcagcaagagcaacaatgCAACACGCAAGGCTCgctacaacaaccacaacaacaacaacaagcggcATGAAGCTGGAAATGCCGCCTACAACTTGCAACAGAAGCGATCGAATGTTGTCGCTGCCGGCGCCGATGCACAGTCCTGGCATCGCTTCGTAACTTCTTCATGCATCGAAG AGAAATTTCTGGGGCAGCACAATCCGGGGCATCGGAATAGCACCAGCAGCGAGGCGACCAGCGAGGACATCAACTCGAGTGACGAGCACTCGGGCAAGTCGAAGTCGAATCGCTCAGGCTCAGGCGGTGCTAACGgaggaagtggaagtggcaacaatgcagctgctggcggtggcaacaacagcggtGGCAAGTCGCGCTCGAAGCGACAGCAGAAGGCGCAGTCAGCGTTCAAGCAGTCGCTGAACAGGACACCAGCCATGGTGCCGGGGCAAGTACAGGGGCAGCAGTCAcaggtgcagcagcagccactggAGCAGCAGGCGACAGCCAAGGCGAGTGGCggcaagtgcagcagcagcagcagcaagcagggCAAGTGGCGCAACAGCGCCAGCTGCAACAGCGGCGGCAATCAAAagcgtggcagcagcagcagcagtggaagcaacaacaagtcgaAGCAAACGAAATGCCAaagcggcggcggcaacggCAAACCAGCTGGCAACAACCAccacagcggcagcaaccacaacagcaacaaccaccaccacagcagcaacagcaatgtgaACAGCTTGACCAAATCGAGTggcaactacagcagcagcagcggtggcagcaacTCCTCATCGGCGCTTAGCTCGCCGGGCAGTTcacccaacagcagcagcagcagcggcaacagcagcagccacagcttgaacagcacagcagcaaccagcagctgGTCGCGCAACCAACACAAGATTTACAGACAGAATGCGAACTTCTTGGTGCCACCATTGAGACAATACGAACACATCGAACTCGATGATGCGgcgctgcaacagcaactgcaacgctATCTCATTGAACCGCATCTGTTGCGCGTTTACGGCTTTCCCGTCGAGAGCGTTGTCCACGAGGGCGCCATCGAGATCTTCAAGTGTTTGCCGCACATGAGTTTCGCTGCAGCGCATTGCATGGCCGTCACCGAAACGGTGATGACCGTGATCAATTGCCACGACGGTCTCAACACCAACAACTTTGAGGAGGAGccaacgagcagcagcagcctcagcagcggcagcggcaacgagGCGAGCACATCCACCGATTCGGGCAACATTTCGCCGCGTTCCCTTGACTCGGAATCGGCCGGGGAATGGAGCGGCAGTGAATGCGAATCATCGAACGAACTCTATTGCAACTACGATGCAGCACCCGAAGAGGAACGCAGTTTGGCCAAGCAATGTGTGCGCTGCAAACAGGATTTCCTCGTCGATGAGCTGAGCGGACAGTATTTGACCCGTGACGAGTGCAGCTATCATTGGGGCAAGTATCATCGGTGCTACGATGGCAGCGCCTGGGTCAGTCGCTGGACCTGTTGCAGTTCGAGTGATGAGAGCGACATCGGTTGCACTCGGCATGAGTTGCACGTGTGGACCGGATCGGTGGTCGGTGTGAATGGTCCGTATCGGGACTTTGTCCACACACGACCTCGGGCCAACGCTAACGGCAACGCCAACGGACAGACGCAAACGCGAGCTGTCTATgcgctcgactgtgagatgaGCTACACGGGTCGCGGTCTCGATGTGACCAAGGTGTCGCTGGTTGCTCTCAATGGGCAGCTGGTGTACGAGCATTATGTGCGACCCGATGCGGACATTGTCGATTACAACACACGCTATTCGGGTGTGACGGCCAAGGATCTCAAGTCGTGCGGCGTCAAGACGCTCGCCGAAGTGCAACGCGATCTGCTCGAGCTGATCGATGCGGACACCATACTGATTGGCCATGGGCTCGACAATGATTTGCGCGCCCTGCGTCTGGTGCACAACACACTGATCGACACATCGATCGCTTTCCCCCATTCCAGCGGCTTTCCGTATCGTCGTGCGCTCCGCCATCTGACCAAAACGCATTTGAATCGCGAGATTCAGAGCGGCGACGGCGCCACCGGGCACAGCAGCTTCGAGGATTCGCGCGCCTGCATGGAGCTGATGCTGTGGCGTGTACGCTGCGAACTCGACTCCGATGGCAGCTGGGAGGATTAG
- the LOC117577922 gene encoding uncharacterized protein LOC117577922: protein MEQQLEKVLNEIVTQQDTVGALLANRQGLCLGAKGNINPNVSGIGMAISEQVAKLEPNSSVPATICLYSGSKRCVIQKDGEITGIIYKQATTGSTAASN from the exons ATGGAGCAGCAACTGGAAAAAGTGTTGAACGAAAT TGTCACACAACAGGATACTGTGGGTGCATTGCTAGCAAATCGACAGGGGCTTTGTCTGGGCG CCAAGGGCAACATTAATCCCAATGTTTCGGGCATCGGCATGGCCATCTCGGAGCAGGTAGCGAAGCTGGAGCCCAACAGCAGTGTGCCGGCGACCATTTGCCTTTACAGTGGCTCCAA GCGCTGTGTTATACAAAAGGATGGCGAGATAACAGGCATCATTTATAAGCAGGCCACAACAGGGTCGACTGCGGCCAGCAATTAG